Genomic window (Pieris rapae chromosome 4, ilPieRapa1.1, whole genome shotgun sequence):
GCGATAACTAGTTTCTCAtgatgtttattaatatttaacagttataacttataaataagcaGTGCCACTTGCAGAAAGTAAGAAAATAGATAAACTAAAGCATCAGAAACGTATAGATTCAAATAGATTGCTACACAAAAATTCAAGTAAAATGtactaataaacatttttgtgaacgaaaaatgaatttaagataaaaaaaactgaaaatcaattaaaatataggcTCAGTTTTGCCCCCTGTGTGTAACGTGAGCGGCAATAAATGTCCTGGAAACGTCTATCGctctaacttaaaaaaaaacatttcgaaaaaggaacttaaataaaaaaaacctcaaaaaaTGTGCGGCTTTTTAGTATGGTCTCCtccatttaacattaaatgaaACAAGTCGATCATAATATTGACGCTATTGTATCGAAGAAATAGATAAACTAAATGGCTAATTCCGATGAACACAGATTAAAGGTTATTTGTTGTTTCTTCTCTAAATTAGTTTACCACAGATAAAACGAATTCTTTTgagaacaatattaattaaattgaaaaacgaTGCAGAAAATTGGACTATTACGTTGATAAAGATATCGCAGTGACAGTATACATTTGTAATTaccatatacaaaaataaatattttttgcctttatacaattttgaatagCACTTTAAGTACTCAATAGAAGCCTCATAACATTCATTGCACATTCATATTGCTAGAAAGCGATTACaactaatttatacatttttttattaagaactcAGAGGAACTAACTTGaatcatacaaattatatacaaagacAGAAGTTTCGTACACATTTCAACTTACGctcaaacccaataacctatctcaatccatttttgaccatctgagatagacatcttaatccaaatattgataaaagtgtgtcaataaccaatcgacggattgtaatagccatttgtcgatacaagctatctatggtaggtcggatctgTGTATAgaccttttttataaaaatgacagttccACTATGCCAATATCCTTATCTAAAGATTTttacttacaccagtttttaaaataattaaaaagctttttgatatgttttaaccatagacatttatatatttatattacttgtaCGGTCgagtttggttattgggacacagataggagatcgatcctCTGTCACGGTCTGACTTCTGATTCgttctgatctcagattgaaaagaatctgagattgtggattaattattgggttcgggtgtTAAAGGGGACCTACTTACCCATCAAGGTTAGGTGACTGCATTTTGTGGTAAAGTATTGTAAAGAAACCCACTATTCTTAGTATTTGGATAATATGTTCTTTGTAAAGAACGAATTTAACAATGTAAATGTTTCTCATTCCCGAggccaaatatttttttgggttACAGACAAACAGAGCCAGCGGAGTGAGAGGATACAAAATAAGCACCAAGtatagaaaaaattaagataattgtTAGAAGTTAGACAGGTATGTTGCTAAATCCTTAACACAAAAATCTAGCAGATTCAACTCTGGGCAAAGATCCGGGTCacaatatcaatataaaagaaaaaagttaaaaagaaatcaacgaaatattttctataaaagaaattaactaacttattaattaataaactagaAGTTTCTTCTACTCGAAGCCTCAGAAAATGGCAGTAAAAATCACCAATACTTACGATCTACAAATTTTCATATCAAGCATTAATTGTTAGTTATACATTCACTTGCTCTAGCTTTGCGACGTACGCAAATTACATTCAAATGTGTGGAGTACTTTAATATATCGCGTTCAAACAGAAATATAGTTTGTCTTATAAGAAGATacatttatcataattatttgttactagttatgttaatacaaaaacaattgccAATGAAAATTTTTCCTAAAGGCAAATGAACACATACCTCAAACGGGTATTTGAAAAGTTCTCAAGGTAAAGACAACCCTTAGAGTTATAAGATGGAAGCAAAGCCGTGCAAATTGTAGCAACTGGGTGTTCAGCGTGTGCTGAAGAACTTCTCTTGCAGCTCTTCGAGAGGAATCACTTTCTCATCACCTATCGCAGGCTGCTGTTCAGCTTTAGATTGTTCGCGGAGATCTGAAAATAGGATTCatatcacatatttacaaaatgtatgtattaatatttcatatatatgatatgtaaataatgatgtaaattttttttgataaatgaaTACTTTAGTTATAGAACGGAACTGCTAGAATAggtttctgtgtgtgtgttttgtaaataataaatgtgatttatattaattatgcgCAAAAGTCTTTTGAGTAATTGAACTTTTTGAACACTGAAGATTATTAGCTAAggttataaaaactatttcatattatttaattcagttatttcgctgtaaaaattaataatttcaagaaaaaaattactgttcgaaacaagatggcgtcgcatcGTCCATATGACGTACCGTACTTGTACGCACGTACGTCGTGAGCGACGTAtacaaatcaatattatttataaaacaaataataataatctaaataccATGCCAGTGCTGCAGAAGCCCGTTGTAGTGATGTGCACGGTCGTGCCTCTTCAGCTGCGTGAACACGTGCACGAGGCCGCGGTAGTCGTACTCCAGCCCCGAGTAGCGCTCGCCGAACAGCTTCAGGCCTGAGGGGAGATAGAATAAAGAAAGATAGAGATAGGGATATAGAATTAAGACTTTCTTATAGTcagtatttcaattattttttattaagatggTATGAAATCGCCATCAGGTACAAATTTAGTCATGTCAAGTTTCCTAAGTCAAGTGGTGATCAGGAATGAATACGTTTcacatttacttataaatcaGCACTTACTAATATTAATGGAGCGCAGATACAGTTTCTCAGCGGCCGTGTGCTGGTTCATGTGATAATTGTAGAGTGAAGCGAGGTGTCCCACACTCAGACCCACTTCATAATCCTCTGCTCCAAGTAATTCTTCTTTTATTGCTATCGCTTTGAGGTGCATTGATTCTGCATcctgaaatgtattttaaattttaaatgttaaatggcttacataaaaattacaatactaAATAGGAAGCAATCAAGTAAACGTACGTACGTGCGTAATTATTGGAAATCTTTTGAAACCCCCACTAAAACCATCGTACGTATCGCGTATTCTAACCCTTTCCCGCCCTCTAACGTATAATTGTTACAAAAACCCaaattatttacgtattacttgaacgctcccttaACAAAAAAATGCCATGATGGGCCAAACATGccgaattattatttcatattaattataacaccaACCTGAAACTTCTGCATAGACTGATACAGTCGTCCGAGGTTTCCATAATGTTTGGCTGTTTGAACGTTTTTCTCACCAAACGCCTTCATCGACAACTTCAACGCTGCTTTGTGCAACGCTTCCGACTCCTCCAGTAGGCTCGGTTCTGTAATATAACACGtttatttcaaactaaataaatatatatctatctaatgaatatattattatacatactatgattttttattctgtaTAATTCTGAcagttaaaaatgtttgtcATGTCAGAGATTACAAACCTTTTTGGCCGGGCATAATTTTCAACTTCAATAATATGTAGTCTGAGCATCTGAGTCAGTCTGGTTTTGAcggcaaataataattacgtcCCTTTTCATCAAAAACAGTTGACTAAAAAATCACACAagtaaatctaatattttttttaatgtttactaAACCTAGAATTAGTAGGTAGTGATGCCAGCTgagaagaaaataaagtaattaaagttacTTCGATATATTATTCGTAATATTGAACCAAAACAATCATGTATAGTAATTaagtataaacatattttaaatcaataaaataataaactgtatATGAATTACCTCTCATATCCTGCCCGGCCGGTGTATCCAACGCTATTTCCTCTAATATGAGAGCTTTGACACGCTTCGCTGAGGCCAACAGTAAGTGATCGGACGGTACTAAATTctgtaaaagtttatttaataagtcaaTATAAGTATgcgaaattaaaaaacctaatctaaatgtattaaaaaattcaacttaAAATCTAGATTAAACCATTCAAATCATTTTGCCAGCGCTCAACACTAGAATAGATTGGCTTGAGGTatgatttgaaataaaaaaataaatcagtggcgccacCTACTTAGATCTTGgactcagatttttgtatctgtttcctGATCATTAGTCAATCTAAGCGAGTCTCCTGTGCCTAACACACGTCCTTTTGGACGGCTTGCCTTATTTCTCATgacgtttttttaaactgttcgagcgtatgttaaatgcgcacataaaaagaaagtacattggtgcacagccggggatcgaccCCACGATCTCAGGGATTGAAAGTCTAGAATACAtccttattatatttgttttattgatcTTGGTGCCAGACGTTTTTACCAACccataaaatacatgaaaaaatataggtatttagaataatattagtaCTGGTATGGTTATACCTCAATAATCCTAATGGCCCGTTCGGCGTGGTCCCGTGCCTTGTAAAACCGTCCCGACGAGTACTCGAGTACGTACAACGCGTACGCCAAGTCCTCCTGAGCCGTGGCTACGTGCAGGCTACTGCGACCGAACACCCTTCGCAGGGTTGACAGGGCTTCCTGaaagtaaacattttatcaagtatatgtataaagtaattttacttcTTTTAGATTGTTAATTATCTGTCATTTCAAAActgactttttatatttagagaaTGTTGTTCTGTGGTAAGAGACACAAGTTGGCTTGtcttttgaatttttacaaaaagcCTGTTTTGTTGATATCATTGggaacttaattaaaataatagatgtTTCGAAGAACTTTtatgaaatgaaacaaaacaaacactaaATATTGTTTCGACAATTATTTCAGggaattgataaattattaatttacttgtcATCACTAAATATTTGGGAATGGCCACTGGCGAGGAAGACATTAAAAGATCAACCGTATAAAAGGAGGCTTCAGCAATATGTCAAGACCCTAGTTTCGGGTTTCTTGGAAACGACTTACGgaaggaaataaaataaaatattggattTGCGTTCCCTAATTGCCATCATTTCATAAAATCCTATAAAAGCCAAGAGGCTTATTGCAGATGGAAAAACTTTCTTCgcgtatatttaattttggttaattattatacgtttaaaaaaaacgtaggtgataataaatctatattttattatcaaaaaattgGATCAATGGTTCGTTATATAAGcttataatcataataaaaacagttcCAATGTAATAAAGCAATATCAGTGtaatcagtaataaataagtttaacatttattttaataaatacatttatcaagGAAAAACGTGTTTACGATTCTTGAATATTTGTCAACATCTCTTAAACGTACCTCGTAAACCTGCACACTATGAGTGATAGAGTCGATATTGAGCAGATAGAAGCCATAATCCAATAAGGCAGCCGCATATCTCGGATGCTGTGGTCCAAAGACGAGTCTAGCGAGAGCGACCGCCTGTCTCACGAGCAAACCAGCAGAGCTGAAGCGTCTCTTCACCACGCAGGCCGTTCCGCACGCACGGAGGACTTCTATTGTTATCCTGGAAAAGTTGTTACTTCTAAATTAAAGAACGATTAttgattatagatatatatatattattattctagaaGATTCCTTTATACGaacaaattattcaattacatttttaactaaaatattttttttttaatataactactAACTGAAACTAACGCCCTCTTTTGGACAACCCAATATTTGTTTCCAGTTAGGTCACACGGAAGGCACAAACactgattataatatatagaattagtgataatttatatatgaaaagttAATACTTGGGTGGCGTATCCGGTGTGAGAAGCGACAATGCCCTCATGCCCCACGCATATGCTGCGCTGTAGTCGCATCGCACGAAGAAGAGGGCGCTGATCTCCTTGCAAAGGCGCGCCAATAACGCCGACATGCCCCATACGCGCTCACCGCCCGAACAACATTCCTCATCTGTGTACTCTAGCCTGGAACGATTTAGAAACCCCGAATACAGATAtagtattaacatttattactaacgaaaCTCACACAGAgaacacaaaaataacaatagaaaaaaaatgatgtaacaattttttttaaatgtatgttttaagtaGGTAATGCCCTGCCCTAATTGGCACTggttatgctgaggagcagactgACTTCTTAGACTTTCTATAATCCTTATATCAACAAgccatattttgtatttctgaataaatatcattttatattgtaatagagTAATAACGATCACAGCAGTGTTGCATTTGAACAATTTGTAacagtaatattttgtttaaaaattcttatgtCAATTTCTACAACTAccgta
Coding sequences:
- the LOC110997143 gene encoding amyloid protein-binding protein 2, translated to MRRKRVLLCPAKMADVRVKKTPNNLYDLCLTSLVNYLQKSKCEKNDLRSLPDSILMDVYFRMLEEKRLCILGAELSELEIFERLLRFSGAQLRLLQCFQAVIEHGSKLSAELSSAYLARCEQSSRARNSLIHLGLRLGGFLNEAGWYEDAQRVLVRCRDICLAQPQTTHYKRLTLECCHRLLNTQSVYCCFLDADKTYKLALKLLGLPEDTTAQLPEGPIAISETCCKALQTDGVDNNRLEYTDEECCSGGERVWGMSALLARLCKEISALFFVRCDYSAAYAWGMRALSLLTPDTPPKITIEVLRACGTACVVKRRFSSAGLLVRQAVALARLVFGPQHPRYAAALLDYGFYLLNIDSITHSVQVYEEALSTLRRVFGRSSLHVATAQEDLAYALYVLEYSSGRFYKARDHAERAIRIIENLVPSDHLLLASAKRVKALILEEIALDTPAGQDMREPSLLEESEALHKAALKLSMKAFGEKNVQTAKHYGNLGRLYQSMQKFQDAESMHLKAIAIKEELLGAEDYEVGLSVGHLASLYNYHMNQHTAAEKLYLRSINISLKLFGERYSGLEYDYRGLVHVFTQLKRHDRAHHYNGLLQHWHDLREQSKAEQQPAIGDEKVIPLEELQEKFFSTR